In Blastopirellula sediminis, the following proteins share a genomic window:
- a CDS encoding DUF1553 domain-containing protein, with amino-acid sequence MMNRPFQSIGGYRATGVFCAVLLGIACPALIAEELKSPAEAKPALPSVDFAGDIFPILQRSCIECHGPNKEEGGLRLDQRDYALDSGAIEPGSPEESELLRRIVLPRGHDDIMPAIGEPLNKNQVAAIRGWIKQGAIWPKDFQEATHWSYVAPKRPALPDVSNPNWVQSPIDRFVLHRLDEAGLTPSAPATPEKRIRRVYLDLIGLPPTPAEVQAFVANPTAKHYETIVDDLLNRPQFGERWARPWLDLARYADSHGFQRDDLRDVWAYRDWVIRAMNDDMPFDQFTIEQVAGDLLPNATESQRIATGFHRCTPTNVEAGSLPEETRIEQVLDRVNTTGAVWLGTTLECCQCHDHKYDPFTQRDYYQLLGFFNSTELEADRASDSPSSIRFNGPSMPLSDAQQDTQRKELQGQLAGLKKKRTERRRELTTDLESWVAQYAEQLSQAAKTHVLDVVSFESQGNTDTFKTLDNGSVLLVGGDPPETDVYAVRTKGAIAGVTAIRLEALRHEDLPGGGPGRGDPQKRNFVLNDFSAEIQSEGEPTTKLHFTGGTAAYSQPSWDINGAVDEDPKTGWAIAPKFDESHTATFRLAETIDLTDDQQLVFTLSQQWGKARTIGCFRLSAITGNVDAETVPDVVAKASKTPAMKWSEKQRQELVDYRVERDSKSGDLDKQVKAMEKKIEQLKPDTTLVMIELAKPRETSIFERGDYRTPGEKVEPGTPDILHSMPEGPPNRLTLAKWLASRENPLAARVTVNRWWAELFGQGIVTTVEDFGIKGEPPSHPDLLDWLAAEFMDNGWSMKKLLKTIVMSSTYQQSSKVTPELLEMDDQNRLLARGPRFRMSAEMVRDNALAASGLLSLDQFGPPIRPYQPKGIWTKVGGTNYQYEVSPGEQQYRRGIYVVIKRGSPYPSFMNFDASARLACTVKRSRTNTPLQALTLLNDPVYVDAAKALAKRIQDETKDQPLDQQLAYAFQLCTARRPTEREQAILQKLYAQQAKEHDQDEAWFSVSLALLNLHETITKD; translated from the coding sequence ATGATGAATCGACCTTTTCAATCGATAGGCGGCTACCGAGCGACCGGAGTTTTTTGTGCGGTGCTGCTTGGGATCGCGTGCCCGGCACTCATCGCCGAGGAACTCAAAAGCCCAGCGGAAGCCAAGCCAGCTTTGCCGTCGGTTGATTTCGCAGGCGACATCTTCCCGATCCTGCAGCGATCGTGCATCGAATGCCATGGACCGAACAAGGAAGAAGGGGGGCTGCGGCTCGATCAGCGTGACTACGCGCTCGACTCCGGCGCCATCGAACCAGGCTCGCCGGAAGAGAGCGAACTGCTGCGCCGGATCGTGCTACCGCGGGGGCACGACGACATCATGCCGGCGATTGGCGAACCTCTGAATAAGAACCAAGTCGCCGCCATTCGTGGCTGGATCAAGCAGGGCGCCATCTGGCCCAAGGACTTCCAGGAAGCGACGCACTGGTCTTACGTCGCTCCTAAGCGGCCGGCGCTGCCCGACGTATCGAATCCCAATTGGGTTCAATCGCCGATCGATCGTTTCGTGCTGCATCGCCTCGACGAAGCGGGGCTGACGCCTTCTGCGCCGGCAACTCCAGAGAAACGGATTCGCCGCGTCTACCTCGACTTGATCGGTTTGCCGCCGACGCCTGCCGAGGTCCAGGCCTTCGTCGCCAATCCAACCGCGAAGCATTACGAAACGATCGTCGATGATCTGCTCAATCGGCCGCAGTTCGGCGAACGATGGGCACGACCTTGGCTCGACCTGGCCCGCTATGCCGACTCGCACGGATTCCAACGGGATGACCTGAGAGATGTCTGGGCGTATCGTGATTGGGTGATTCGCGCCATGAACGACGACATGCCGTTCGATCAGTTCACCATCGAGCAAGTCGCCGGCGATCTGCTTCCCAACGCGACGGAGTCGCAGCGAATCGCGACCGGTTTCCATCGCTGCACGCCCACCAATGTGGAAGCAGGTTCCTTGCCGGAAGAAACGCGAATCGAACAGGTCCTCGATCGCGTCAATACAACCGGGGCCGTGTGGCTTGGCACGACGCTGGAATGTTGCCAGTGCCATGACCACAAGTACGACCCGTTCACCCAACGCGACTATTACCAACTTCTGGGCTTCTTCAACAGCACCGAGTTAGAAGCGGATCGCGCCAGCGATTCACCCAGCTCGATCCGTTTCAACGGACCGTCAATGCCGTTGTCGGACGCTCAGCAAGATACTCAGCGGAAGGAACTGCAAGGGCAACTGGCAGGCCTAAAGAAGAAACGAACCGAGCGTCGCCGCGAATTGACCACCGACTTGGAATCGTGGGTCGCCCAATATGCGGAACAGTTGTCGCAAGCGGCAAAGACGCATGTGCTAGATGTCGTCAGCTTCGAGTCGCAAGGGAATACCGACACGTTCAAGACGCTGGACAATGGATCGGTGCTGCTGGTCGGCGGCGATCCTCCGGAAACCGACGTTTACGCCGTCCGCACGAAAGGGGCGATTGCCGGAGTGACGGCCATTCGGCTGGAAGCGTTGAGGCACGAAGACCTGCCAGGCGGCGGCCCAGGCCGCGGCGATCCTCAGAAGCGTAACTTTGTGCTGAACGACTTTTCGGCCGAGATCCAATCGGAAGGGGAGCCGACGACGAAGCTTCATTTCACCGGCGGCACGGCGGCTTACTCGCAGCCAAGTTGGGATATTAACGGCGCGGTGGATGAAGACCCCAAAACCGGCTGGGCCATTGCGCCGAAGTTCGATGAGTCGCACACGGCGACGTTCCGCCTGGCCGAGACGATCGATCTGACCGACGACCAGCAACTTGTCTTCACCTTGAGTCAACAGTGGGGCAAGGCCCGCACGATCGGCTGCTTCCGCTTGTCGGCCATCACCGGAAATGTCGACGCCGAAACCGTTCCGGATGTCGTCGCCAAGGCGAGCAAGACGCCCGCCATGAAATGGTCCGAAAAGCAGCGGCAAGAGTTGGTCGACTACCGCGTCGAGCGCGACTCCAAGTCCGGCGACCTGGACAAGCAGGTCAAAGCGATGGAAAAGAAGATCGAGCAACTGAAGCCCGATACGACCCTGGTCATGATCGAACTGGCCAAGCCGCGCGAGACTTCGATCTTCGAGCGCGGCGACTACCGCACCCCGGGTGAGAAAGTCGAGCCTGGGACGCCCGATATTTTACATTCGATGCCGGAGGGCCCGCCCAATCGCCTGACGCTGGCCAAGTGGCTGGCTTCGCGCGAGAACCCATTGGCGGCCCGGGTAACGGTGAATCGCTGGTGGGCGGAATTGTTCGGCCAAGGAATCGTAACGACCGTCGAAGATTTCGGCATCAAAGGAGAACCCCCCTCCCATCCCGATCTGCTTGACTGGCTGGCGGCCGAGTTCATGGACAACGGTTGGTCGATGAAAAAGCTGCTCAAGACGATCGTCATGTCGTCGACCTACCAGCAGTCATCGAAGGTGACGCCCGAACTCTTGGAGATGGATGACCAGAACCGATTGCTGGCCCGCGGTCCGCGTTTCCGAATGAGTGCTGAGATGGTTCGCGACAACGCGTTGGCGGCCTCAGGCCTGTTGAGCCTCGACCAGTTTGGCCCGCCGATTCGACCCTACCAGCCGAAAGGGATCTGGACCAAGGTCGGGGGCACGAACTATCAGTACGAAGTCAGCCCAGGGGAGCAGCAGTACCGCCGCGGCATTTACGTGGTCATCAAACGGGGATCGCCTTATCCCAGTTTCATGAACTTCGACGCGTCGGCTCGCTTGGCCTGTACGGTGAAGCGTTCGCGAACCAACACGCCGCTTCAGGCCCTGACGCTGCTGAACGATCCGGTCTATGTCGACGCCGCCAAGGCGTTGGCGAAACGTATCCAGGACGAGACCAAAGACCAACCGCTCGATCAGCAGCTCGCCTATGCCTTTCAGCTTTGTACCGCCAGACGCCCAACCGAAAGGGAACAGGCCATCCTGCAAAAGCTGTACGCACAACAAGCGAAAGAGCACGATCAAGACGAGGCCTGGTTCAGCGTGTCCCTGGCGCTATTGAACCTGCACGAGACCATTACCAAGGATTGA
- a CDS encoding DUF1501 domain-containing protein has protein sequence MKHESPLNQSRRAFLSSCGIGFGGMALASMLYDEASGATRKPHFAPKAKHVIYLHMIGAPSQLDLYDEKPELKKRHNQPCPPEVTKGRDFAFIGKTSTLAGSPFKFSRHGESGQSFSELLPNIAGVADELAVIHSMHTEEINHAPAQMFLHSGFGRGGRPSFGSWVSYGLGSENEDLPGYVVLLSGPAGGAGTSLWSSGFLPSIYQGIQFRSEGDPVLFLSSPDGRTRDDRRQVLDALGQLNGEQLQATGDPEIETRIQQYEMAFRMQASVPDLMNIDDETKATLDMYGAVPGKASFANNCLLARRLVERGVRLIELYDADWDHHGNLQNRLSAKCKETDAPIAALITDLKQRGLLDETLIVWGSEFGRTPLNQGGKPKGNGITGRDHHKDAYTMWLAGGGVKGGVSYGRSDDFGMDIAENGVHVHDLNATILHLLGLDHERLTYRYQGREFRLTDVHGDVVKDLLA, from the coding sequence ATGAAACACGAGAGCCCGCTCAATCAATCGCGCCGCGCCTTCCTCAGTTCGTGTGGAATTGGCTTTGGCGGTATGGCCTTGGCCTCGATGTTGTACGACGAGGCGTCGGGCGCAACTCGCAAGCCGCATTTCGCTCCGAAGGCGAAGCATGTGATCTATCTGCACATGATCGGGGCGCCGTCGCAACTGGATCTGTATGACGAAAAGCCAGAGCTCAAGAAGCGACACAACCAGCCATGCCCGCCGGAAGTGACCAAGGGGCGCGACTTCGCGTTCATCGGCAAGACGTCGACTTTGGCGGGATCGCCCTTTAAATTCAGCCGCCATGGCGAAAGCGGCCAAAGTTTTTCCGAGCTGCTGCCTAACATTGCCGGCGTAGCGGACGAATTGGCCGTGATTCACTCGATGCATACCGAAGAAATCAATCACGCCCCTGCGCAGATGTTTCTGCATTCCGGCTTCGGCCGCGGCGGGCGACCCAGCTTCGGTTCGTGGGTCAGCTATGGACTCGGTTCCGAAAACGAAGACTTGCCGGGCTACGTGGTGCTGCTCAGCGGACCGGCAGGCGGCGCCGGTACCAGCTTGTGGTCGAGCGGCTTCTTGCCCAGCATCTACCAAGGAATCCAGTTTCGCTCGGAGGGAGATCCGGTTTTGTTTCTTTCGAGTCCGGACGGTCGCACGCGTGACGATCGCCGGCAGGTGCTGGACGCCTTGGGTCAGTTGAACGGAGAGCAGCTCCAGGCGACCGGCGACCCAGAAATCGAAACGCGGATTCAACAGTACGAAATGGCGTTTCGCATGCAGGCCTCGGTGCCGGACCTGATGAATATCGACGACGAAACGAAAGCCACCCTCGATATGTACGGCGCCGTGCCAGGGAAGGCGTCGTTCGCCAACAATTGCCTGTTGGCCCGTCGCCTGGTCGAGCGGGGCGTGCGGCTGATCGAACTGTACGACGCCGACTGGGACCACCACGGCAACCTGCAGAATCGACTGTCCGCCAAGTGCAAAGAGACCGACGCCCCGATCGCGGCGTTGATTACCGACTTGAAGCAGCGCGGACTGTTGGACGAGACGCTGATCGTCTGGGGATCGGAATTCGGCCGCACGCCGCTCAACCAAGGGGGCAAGCCCAAGGGAAATGGAATCACTGGCCGTGATCACCACAAAGACGCGTACACGATGTGGCTGGCCGGCGGCGGCGTCAAGGGTGGCGTCAGCTACGGCCGATCCGATGACTTCGGCATGGACATCGCAGAAAATGGGGTCCATGTCCACGACTTGAACGCCACGATTCTGCATCTGTTAGGTCTCGATCACGAGCGACTCACCTATCGTTACCAAGGACGAGAGTTTCGACTGACCGACGTGCATGGCGACGTCGTTAAAGATTTGCTGGCCTGA
- a CDS encoding DUF7133 domain-containing protein has product MNKNARLLLSLLLAVVTNVGTICAEDVGDRWGTQQREREYYPIVNIPLPAGSVIEAGAFTVLPDGRIAVGTRRGDIYLIRGIDAAKPNPSFELFATGLDEIFGLLWDGDGFRVTQSCELTRVSDTNKDGKADRFETLSDGWGYANYHEYAFGSELDPQGNQFIALGLSASYYSRALHRGMIMKVSPEGKTTAFASGLRSPGGIGLDEHGALFYVESQGPWNCSCSLKAVTEQSFHGHPASFEWYKFAPELGPVPKEPKSGTRIATESQRVEQLVPYAVVFPYIRMGRSVTDFAVNHTQGKFGPFEGQMFLGDYTLSVVMRATTEQVNGVWQGACYPFREGLSTGILDVEFTPEGNLLCGGTNRGWPVRGVKPFALERIEWSGKMPFEINRITIEPNGFKLTFTKPVDQVSGQKKDVYSISAFTHPYHAGYGGPEIEQHRCAVESVSLSEDGLTAVIQTSELRKGFVYEFNLAGLRSHDKEELLHHNAYYTVNEVPGP; this is encoded by the coding sequence ATGAATAAGAACGCTCGTCTGCTCCTGAGCTTACTTCTCGCTGTCGTTACCAATGTCGGAACGATTTGCGCCGAAGATGTTGGCGATCGATGGGGGACGCAGCAACGGGAACGTGAATATTATCCCATCGTCAATATTCCCTTGCCGGCAGGTTCAGTCATCGAAGCGGGGGCATTCACCGTTCTGCCCGATGGCCGGATCGCCGTTGGCACGCGACGTGGCGACATCTATCTCATCCGTGGAATTGACGCCGCAAAACCCAATCCTTCATTTGAGTTGTTCGCAACAGGCCTGGATGAAATTTTTGGTCTCTTGTGGGACGGCGATGGTTTTCGCGTGACGCAAAGCTGCGAATTAACGCGCGTCAGCGATACCAATAAAGACGGAAAGGCCGACCGGTTCGAGACTCTGTCAGACGGATGGGGCTACGCCAATTACCACGAATACGCCTTTGGATCGGAACTCGATCCGCAAGGCAATCAATTCATCGCCCTTGGTCTGTCGGCATCGTACTATTCGCGTGCCTTGCACCGCGGAATGATCATGAAGGTGTCGCCTGAAGGCAAGACGACGGCCTTCGCCAGCGGACTACGAAGTCCTGGCGGCATTGGATTGGATGAACATGGGGCGTTGTTCTACGTCGAAAGCCAGGGCCCTTGGAACTGCTCATGCAGCCTGAAGGCTGTTACGGAACAGAGTTTTCATGGTCATCCGGCTAGTTTCGAGTGGTATAAGTTTGCGCCGGAGCTAGGGCCCGTGCCCAAGGAACCAAAATCAGGAACGAGAATCGCAACGGAAAGCCAGCGAGTCGAGCAGTTGGTTCCCTACGCCGTCGTGTTTCCGTACATCCGTATGGGACGCTCCGTCACCGATTTCGCCGTCAATCACACTCAAGGGAAGTTCGGTCCGTTCGAGGGACAAATGTTCCTCGGCGACTACACGCTGTCCGTCGTCATGAGAGCGACCACGGAACAGGTGAATGGAGTCTGGCAGGGGGCGTGCTATCCGTTTCGAGAAGGACTTTCGACCGGAATTCTTGATGTCGAATTTACGCCAGAGGGAAACCTCCTTTGCGGCGGCACGAATCGAGGATGGCCGGTACGGGGAGTTAAGCCGTTTGCGCTAGAGAGAATCGAGTGGAGCGGAAAGATGCCATTCGAGATCAATCGTATTACAATCGAGCCAAATGGATTTAAGTTGACGTTTACGAAGCCCGTCGACCAAGTAAGCGGTCAGAAGAAGGACGTTTACTCGATCTCCGCTTTTACTCATCCCTACCACGCCGGTTACGGCGGACCAGAAATTGAGCAGCATCGCTGTGCGGTGGAATCGGTATCTCTGTCCGAAGACGGCCTAACCGCGGTCATTCAAACCAGTGAGCTAAGAAAGGGCTTCGTTTACGAGTTCAACTTGGCTGGTTTGCGCTCTCACGACAAGGAAGAACTTCTTCACCACAATGCGTACTACACGGTGAATGAAGTTCCTGGCCCGTAG